From Temnothorax longispinosus isolate EJ_2023e chromosome 3, Tlon_JGU_v1, whole genome shotgun sequence, one genomic window encodes:
- the LOC139810038 gene encoding uncharacterized protein: MPRDPAKDFKITLLKVQWRMSHVALNDVTKLSLLRPLESGRFLSAGFRSWDLYEFPLLQSTTKHSWAVKAAPQLEKPRYVIFALQTGRRNEFTEDASSNKFAVLYEMYAKFRGAYYGDSRDNALFSPREFARVAPLVVIDCSRQNEFVKSATVDVRIEFENKENAPPRTTAFCLIVHDRVIEYSPLTNVVRKII, from the exons ATGCCGAGAGATCCGGCCAAggattttaaaattacgttgCTGAAGGTGCAATGGCGTATGTCTCACGTGGCGTTAAACGATGTGACTAAATTATCGCTATTGCGACCGTTGGAGAGTGGACGATTTCTGAGCGCGGGTTTTCGCTCTTGGGACCTATACGAATTTCCTCTGCTGCAGAGCACGACCAAGCATTCGTGGGCCGTGAAAGCCGCGCCGCAATTGGAGAAGCCGCGATACGTCATATTTGCGCTGCAGACTGGACGGCGAAACGAATTCACGGAGGACGCTTCGAG CAACAAGTTCGCCGTGCTGTACGAGATGTACGCGAAATTTCGAGGAGCGTACTACGGGGACAGTCGCGACAACGCGCTCTTCTCCCCGCGCGAATTCGCGCGGGTAGCTCCACTCGTGGTGATCGATTGTTCTCGTCAAAACGAATTTGTGAAGAGCGCCACCGTGGACGTGCGCATCGAATTCGAAAACAAGGAAAACGCACCGCCGAGAACCACCGCCTTTTGTCTCATCGTTCACGATCGCGTCATCGAGTACAGTCCGCTGACCaacgtggtgcgcaaaattatttaa